The window GGAAATTTGCCATCAACATAATATTAAAGTAAGCCGTATTGCCCATGGGATCCCTGTTGGAGGGGAGTTAGAAACCGTGGATGGCACCACCTTAACCCATTCTTTCTTAGGTCGTCGTCAGATCGACTAATCTTATGCGCCTGTTTATTGCCGAGAAACCCAGTCTTGGGCGAGCGATTGCCGATGTATTGCCAAAACCTCATCAACGGGGGGATGGTTTTATTAAATGTGGCAATGATGACGTTGTGACTTGGTGCGTGGGGCATTTGCTCGAACAAGCTGAGCCCGATGCCTACGATCCTAAATTTAAACAATGGCGTTTAGAACATTTACCCATCATTCCTGAAAAATGGATTCTGTTACCGCGAAAAGAAGTCAAAAAACAACTTTCCGTGGTGGAAAAACTGATTCATCAAGCCGATGTTTTAGTTAATGCGGGTGACCCAGATAGAGAAGGGCAGTTGCTAGTGGATGAAGTGTTTAGTTATGCCAATTTATCAGCGGAAAAACGCGATGGCATTTTGCGTTGTTTGATTAGCGATCTTAACCCAAGTGCGGTCGAAAAAGAGGTACAAAAACTTCAACCGAATCGTCATTTTATTCCATTGGCAACCTCTGCGCTGGCGCGTTCGCGTGCGGACTGGCTGTACGGCATTAATATGACTCGCGCTTATACCATTCGTGGTCGCCAAGCCGGTTATGATGGCGTGCTTTCTGTTGGGCGAGTGCAAACGCCCGTATTAGGCTTGATTGTTCGCCGTGATTTAGAAATTGAAAATTTCCAACCCAAAGATTTCTATGAAGTGTTGGCGTGGGTAAAAGAAGAAAAAACAGCCGAAAATCCGACCGCACTTTTTTCTGCACTTTGGCAACCAAGTAAAGCTTGCGAAGACTACCAAGATGAAGATGGTCGCGTACTGTCTTTAGGCTTAGCCGAAAATGTGGTGAAGCGCATTACCGATCAACCTGCTGAAGTGACCGAATATGTGGACAAGCGCGAGAAAGAAACGGCGCCTTTACCTTATTCGTTGTCAGCATTGCAGATTGATGCGGCAAAACGGTTTGGCATGTCAGCGCAAAGTGTGTTGGATACCTGTCAGCGGTTATATGAAACCCATCGTTTGATTACCTATCCACGTTCTGATTGTCGTTATTTGCCGGAAGAGCATTTTGCTGAACGACATAAAGTGATGAATGCGATTTCACAGCATTGTCAGATTTATCAAACCTTGCCATCGGTGGTGGATAATGAGCAACGTAATCGTTGTTGGAATGATAAAAAAGTGGAAGCGCACCATGCGATCATTCCGACGGCTAACACACGTTCGATTAATTTAAGTATTGATGAACAACGTATTTATGAATTGATTGCACGCCAGTATTTATTGCAATTCTGTCCAGATGCGGAATATCGTAAAAGCAAAATTACCTTAAGTATTGCGGGCGGTACTTTTGTGGCTCAAGCGCGCAACTTGCAAACCGCTGGTTGGAAAGAGTTGCTTGGCAAAGAAGACGAAGATGAAAATCAAGAGCCGCTATTGCCGATCGTGAAGAAAGGACAGATCCTTTACTGTGAAAGAGGCGAAGTGGTAAGCAAAAAAACACAACCACCGAAACCGTTTACTGATGCGACATTGCTTTCGGCCATGACGGGTATTGCGCGCTTTGTGCAAGATAAAGAATTGAAAAAAATTCTGCGTGAAACAGATGGACTTGGCACAGAAGCCACCCGAGCAGGCATTATTGAATTGTTATTTAAACGCGGTTTTTTGACGAAAAAAGGGCGTAATATTCACAGCACAGAAACGGGTCGGATCCTCATTTCAGCGCTACCGGATATTGCTACACAACCTGATATGACGGCACATTGGGAAGCGCAATTAACGGATATCAGTCAAAAACAGGCGAGTTATCAGCAATTTATGTTTACACTCAATCAAATGTTGCCGGATTTAGTACGTTTTGTGGATTTCACTGCATTACGTCGTTTAAGTCAGATTTCAAAGGGTTTAAATGCGGCACCTGCAAAACGAAAAAGAGCGGTCAAAAAATCAGAAGATTTAAACGTTGAAAATTGATTAAACTTAATACAATTAAGTAAAAAAAATGGGAAAGCGCTTGCGAAAAGCATGAATTTTATATAACATTTGCTCCCAGTTTTCTTGCGGAATCGCAATTTAGAGAAGAAAGAATAATGTACAATATTTTATTATTTATTTATGTATTAGTTTGTATCGCCTTAATCGGCTTTATCCTTGTTCAACAAGGTAAAGGTGCGAACGCGGGTGCGTCATTTGGCGGCGGTGCATCAGGTACCATGTTTGGTTCTGCAGGTGCAGGTAACTTCTTAACCCGTACCAGCGCAATCTTAGCAACTGGCTTTTTTGTGATTGCTTTAGTGTTGGGTAATATCAACTCTCATCGTGGCAACGTACAAAAAGGTTCGTTCGACGATTTATCTCAAACTGCTGAACAAGTTCAACAACAGCAACAACAAGCTGCTCCAGCAGTTGAAAACAAAAATAACGATATTCCGCAATAAGGAATAAAAACAGAATAAACGCTCTGGTGGTGGAATTGGTAGACACGCTATCTTGAGGGGGTAGTGGCCGCAGGCCGTGCGAGTTCAAGTCTCGCCCAGAGCACCAAATATAAACCGACTTAATTAAGTCGGTTTTTTTTCGCCTAAAATTTGCTTGAATAGCTAGTTATTATCCCCTGTTTTGGTTACAATCTGTCGATTTTCTTTTTCTAGAAACCCATTAGGAGAGCACTATGAACTTCCCTCAAATCGCCCAGCAAGTGATTGATAAGCTTGGCGGCAAAGAAAACATCGCCACAGCAGCACATTGTGCAACGCGTTTACGTATTGTGCTAAACGATGAAAGCAAAGTGGACAAAGAAGGTATTGATAACATTGAAGGCGTGAAAGGGCAGTTTGCTGTCGCCGGTCAATATCAAATTATCTTTGGTTCAGGTACGGTGAATAAAGTCCATGCTGAACTTACCAAATTGCTTGGTATCGGCGATGTGAGCAAAGCCGAAGTGGCAGAAGCGGCGTCAGGCAACCAAAACTTATTACAACGTTTGGTGAAAGGCTTAGCGGATATTTTCGTGCCAATCATTCCGGCAATCGTAGCAGGCGGTTTGTTAATGGGTATTCACTCCATGCTGACAGCGAAAGGTTTCTTCGTTGATGAGTTGAGTGTGATTGATATGCACCCAGGTCTTGCGGATTTGGTGGACTTCATTAATACCATCGCGAACGCACCGTTTGTATTCTTACCGGTATTACTTGGTTTCTCTGCGACCCGTAAATTCGGCGGTAACCCATTCTTAGGGGCTGCACTTGGGATGTTATTAGTTCACCCTGCATTAGCAGATGGTTGGAACTATGCTTTAACTCTTGCGCAAGGCAAAATCCAATACTGGAATGTATTCGGTCTTGAAATTGAAAAAGTCGGCTATCAAGGTACCGTTATCCCAACATTAGTTTCTGCTTGGGTATTAGCAACCTTAGAAAAAACTTTCCGTAAGTTTGTGCCTTCTTACTTAGATAACCTTATTACCCCATTATTCTCGCTCTTTATTGCGGGCTTTTTAGCATTTACCGTAATTGGTCCAATCGGTCGTGAAGCGGGGTCATTAATTGCATCAGGTTTAACTTGGTTATATGACACTTTAGGTTTCGTGGGTGGCGCGATCTTCGGGGCATTCTATGCACCAATCGTGATCACCGGTATGCACCAAACCTTCATTGCAGTTGAAACACAATTATTGGCTGAAATGGCAAATACAGGCGGTACCTTTATTTTCCCTATCGCGGCAATGTCAAACATCGCACAAGGTGCAGCTTGTTTAGGTGTGGCAGTGGCATTAAAAGATCCAAAAGTACGCGGTTTAGCGGTGCCATCGGGTATTTCTGCATTATTAGGGATTACTGAACCGGCAATGTTCGGGGTGAACTTACGCTATCGTCAGGCTTTCTTTGCGGCGATGATTGGCTCAGGCTTAGCAAGTGCCTTTATCGCGTTCTTTAATGTAAAAGCCATTGCATTAGGGGCAGCAGGTTTCTTAGGTATCCCATCTATCAAACCAGATAGCCTTGCGATGTACTGCATCGGTATGGTGATTTCATTTGTGGTGGCATTCACGCTTTCAGTCGTTTTCGTGAAACGCGCACAAGTAAAAGCATAATTGAAATAAAAAAGAAAAAGCACGAGTTTAACCTCGTGCTTTTTTGTTTGGAAAAATGCGTCTAAAAATGACCGCACTTTCAGTGAGAATTAGCCTTCTCGACAGTTTAACCAAGTGGTTTTCATGCCTTGATTATTCTTGTAATACACGGAATTATTTTCACGAGCGATTAAATCAACATAACTGCCATCAATCGGCTCATAAGAGCGATAAATCACTTCAAAGCGGTTTCCGCGTGCATTTAAGGTACGATTTTCCACATGATCAAACGGTACCGCTTTTCCATCGTCTAATTGGAAATAAATACCAAAGTTATCTTTCATGCGGCTTTCTCTTGAAAGTGGGAAGTAAGTGGTTAAATAAGAATTCGAGCCCGTTTCTGAATTACGGCAAGAATAGTAATAACGCTTGTAATCTTTCGGATTGTTTAATTCCGCTTGGCTAATGTTATTTTTAAGATATCGTGTTTTAACGGTTTTCTTTGGTTGTTGTGTTGTGGTACAAGCAAACAAACCTACGAATGCAGTCGTCAGTAATGCTATTTTAAATTTATTCATCGATAAAGTTCCGAGAGTAGAGTGAATGAGAAAGAGACTATGATAGCGAAAATTGGGGATTGTGCAAGGGATGGGATTGAATGTGTGGCTTTGATATTAATCAGAGTACTCTATTTTTAGGTATTTTTTATAGGTTTAATTTTTTCTAATCTGCATTTTAATCTAGTTGCTAACGGACTATGTAATCTGGATAGCATATTAACCCGTCCTTGAGTAGCATTAAATAAAGTTTTATATTCAGATGACTTTGGAGAGGATTTATACATTATTTCGCATTGATAAACTGCAGATTCAATTTTTTCTCTTTCTTTCTTTGGTAAGGTAGGAGCATTAGTATTTACATTAACTCTGTGAATTTCTTGACGGTTATTTCTTGGCATAATCTTATGTTTTTTTCTGTTAAGTTCTACGCCAATGCTACTTAGCATTGTGTGAATTTGGCGGATAATTCGGGTTTTTTCTTTTTTGGTAATAGGTCTTTTAGAGGAAACAGAAATATCATCTACATATCGAGTATATATAAATCCTTTTTGAGATAATGTATTAACTAATTCAGGTTCTTTATACCATAGAGCTAGATTCGCTATGTAACTACTTACAGGGCTGCCTTGAACTAGGAATCCTTTGTAAGTGATTAATTCAGCTAATGTCTCTGAAACATCATGAGGAAAATGAAATATATTTTTCCATATGCTAACTACGATATCTTTACTAATGCTAGGAAAAAAATTCTTAATGTCTTCGGTAATAATACACTTACTATTCGTGTGAATATTAGCGTTAGTTAAATAATCTCGTTTAGCAAGGCTTCCTTGTAAATATTCAGGGTAATAAATTTTCTTTAGAAAAACATTCTTTATTTTCCTATGTATTGATTTTAATTTGTGTTTAATATCATATGTGTTTCTTAGAGTACCATCCCTTTTTTTTATTACGGATGCTACAAAGAAAAAATTATCAGAATGTTTTTTTATTAATAGAAGTTCATCGATATCTCTAATACCTAGTACATTAGCTAAAACTTCTAGACTTCCAATTGGTTTATGGGGATAAATTGGATTACTCAGTTTTTTTCTCCATTAGAGATAATGCCAAATAAGATAATTTTTCCGCAAGTTCTAAGGTAATACCATCTTGTTCAGTAGAGTCAGAAGCTAGAAAAATTAGTATGCTCGGAGGGATTTGTAGTGCTTTACAAATGCTATTTATAGTAGTTAAATTAGGTTCTCTTTTACCTTGTTCTAATAAGGTTAAATATGAGATAGAAATGTTAGCGTCATTAGCTAATTGGGTTTTTGTTATACCTTTTTGTGTTCGGCACAACATTATAGCTTTTCCAATATTCATATACTCATCGTCCAAGAAAAAAGAATAACCTGTTGCCAATAAGTTTTCATGGTAATAAAGACAAATGTTCAATAATTTTGTAAATCCAAGGTATTGAACTAAGTGCTTTACCTAGTAATTCCAAAATCTGACTTTGAGATTGTGCAACCTCAAGTTGACGAATGACTGAGTCAAGATTTTCTAATTGGCTGTTATCCATCTTATCATGCATCTCTGTTCTTAGTTGTTTCAACAATAGAACTGATTCTTCTAAAGATTTTTTAATCATTGAGTATTACCTCATGTTGGATTCAGTGCGACATTGCACCAGTTGTCAACACAATATTGAACTGAATAGAAATAAGATGGATAACACAGGTTACTCATTGTCTTCGGATAACGAAGTTATCCGTTCCAGTTGTATTAAACATTTAGTTAATAAAAAACTTAACAGCTTTGCTGCTCTGCTTCTTTGCATTTGCTGGAAATTTGATTGCTAATGCAATCGACCCTTGAGAGCCTCGTTCATAGTTCAATAATGATTAAATTTTTAGAAGTTGCATCAGGGAGGAGCTCCCTGTCACGAG is drawn from Haemophilus parainfluenzae and contains these coding sequences:
- a CDS encoding DNA topoisomerase III → MRLFIAEKPSLGRAIADVLPKPHQRGDGFIKCGNDDVVTWCVGHLLEQAEPDAYDPKFKQWRLEHLPIIPEKWILLPRKEVKKQLSVVEKLIHQADVLVNAGDPDREGQLLVDEVFSYANLSAEKRDGILRCLISDLNPSAVEKEVQKLQPNRHFIPLATSALARSRADWLYGINMTRAYTIRGRQAGYDGVLSVGRVQTPVLGLIVRRDLEIENFQPKDFYEVLAWVKEEKTAENPTALFSALWQPSKACEDYQDEDGRVLSLGLAENVVKRITDQPAEVTEYVDKREKETAPLPYSLSALQIDAAKRFGMSAQSVLDTCQRLYETHRLITYPRSDCRYLPEEHFAERHKVMNAISQHCQIYQTLPSVVDNEQRNRCWNDKKVEAHHAIIPTANTRSINLSIDEQRIYELIARQYLLQFCPDAEYRKSKITLSIAGGTFVAQARNLQTAGWKELLGKEDEDENQEPLLPIVKKGQILYCERGEVVSKKTQPPKPFTDATLLSAMTGIARFVQDKELKKILRETDGLGTEATRAGIIELLFKRGFLTKKGRNIHSTETGRILISALPDIATQPDMTAHWEAQLTDISQKQASYQQFMFTLNQMLPDLVRFVDFTALRRLSQISKGLNAAPAKRKRAVKKSEDLNVEN
- the secG gene encoding preprotein translocase subunit SecG, with translation MYNILLFIYVLVCIALIGFILVQQGKGANAGASFGGGASGTMFGSAGAGNFLTRTSAILATGFFVIALVLGNINSHRGNVQKGSFDDLSQTAEQVQQQQQQAAPAVENKNNDIPQ
- a CDS encoding sucrose-specific PTS transporter subunit IIBC translates to MNFPQIAQQVIDKLGGKENIATAAHCATRLRIVLNDESKVDKEGIDNIEGVKGQFAVAGQYQIIFGSGTVNKVHAELTKLLGIGDVSKAEVAEAASGNQNLLQRLVKGLADIFVPIIPAIVAGGLLMGIHSMLTAKGFFVDELSVIDMHPGLADLVDFINTIANAPFVFLPVLLGFSATRKFGGNPFLGAALGMLLVHPALADGWNYALTLAQGKIQYWNVFGLEIEKVGYQGTVIPTLVSAWVLATLEKTFRKFVPSYLDNLITPLFSLFIAGFLAFTVIGPIGREAGSLIASGLTWLYDTLGFVGGAIFGAFYAPIVITGMHQTFIAVETQLLAEMANTGGTFIFPIAAMSNIAQGAACLGVAVALKDPKVRGLAVPSGISALLGITEPAMFGVNLRYRQAFFAAMIGSGLASAFIAFFNVKAIALGAAGFLGIPSIKPDSLAMYCIGMVISFVVAFTLSVVFVKRAQVKA
- a CDS encoding reverse transcriptase family protein, which gives rise to MSNPIYPHKPIGSLEVLANVLGIRDIDELLLIKKHSDNFFFVASVIKKRDGTLRNTYDIKHKLKSIHRKIKNVFLKKIYYPEYLQGSLAKRDYLTNANIHTNSKCIITEDIKNFFPSISKDIVVSIWKNIFHFPHDVSETLAELITYKGFLVQGSPVSSYIANLALWYKEPELVNTLSQKGFIYTRYVDDISVSSKRPITKKEKTRIIRQIHTMLSSIGVELNRKKHKIMPRNNRQEIHRVNVNTNAPTLPKKEREKIESAVYQCEIMYKSSPKSSEYKTLFNATQGRVNMLSRLHSPLATRLKCRLEKIKPIKNT
- a CDS encoding helix-turn-helix domain-containing protein; its protein translation is MNIGKAIMLCRTQKGITKTQLANDANISISYLTLLEQGKREPNLTTINSICKALQIPPSILIFLASDSTEQDGITLELAEKLSYLALSLMEKKTE